From Polaribacter butkevichii, a single genomic window includes:
- a CDS encoding glycosyltransferase, protein MKVAIIHYWFISRRGGEKVVESLLKLYPDADIYTLFYDEEKYGNHLKKHNVYTSKYNTPFYRKYYQKIFPLYPKAVKSLKLKQDYDLIISSESGPAKGIQIDNNAKHVCYIHSPMRYCWGFTQDYLNSMNILLRPFARFLFNKLKDWDTTTIDNVDLYVANSMNVAKRVERYYNRKAIVVYPPIEAKLFEEPLDLKKHKEFYLSFGAITPYKRIDLLVDCFNNNGKKLIIIGNGSEKEKLQRKAKSNIEFKGFLETKELEEFIKGAKALLFPGEEDFGMIPLEVMSFGIPVIAYNKGGALETVIENKEEISKSTGIFFKEQEVSSLQSAIDFFDKVENKFNPIWIRKHAKKFEENKFLYSFSETITNLLK, encoded by the coding sequence ATGAAAGTAGCTATTATACATTATTGGTTTATTTCAAGAAGAGGAGGAGAAAAAGTTGTCGAATCTCTTTTAAAATTATATCCAGATGCAGACATTTATACCCTTTTTTATGATGAAGAAAAATATGGAAATCATTTAAAGAAACATAATGTATACACCTCAAAGTATAATACTCCTTTTTATAGAAAATATTATCAAAAGATTTTCCCATTATACCCAAAAGCAGTTAAATCTTTAAAACTTAAACAAGATTATGATTTAATAATTTCTTCAGAATCAGGGCCTGCAAAAGGTATTCAGATAGATAATAATGCAAAACATGTGTGTTATATTCATAGTCCAATGAGATATTGTTGGGGGTTTACACAAGATTATTTAAACTCCATGAATATTCTTTTAAGGCCTTTTGCACGATTTCTTTTTAATAAATTAAAAGATTGGGATACTACCACTATTGATAATGTTGATTTGTATGTTGCAAATTCAATGAATGTAGCAAAAAGAGTGGAACGGTATTATAATAGAAAAGCAATTGTAGTTTATCCTCCAATAGAAGCTAAATTATTCGAGGAGCCTTTAGATTTAAAAAAGCATAAAGAGTTTTATTTAAGTTTTGGTGCTATAACACCTTATAAAAGAATAGATTTATTGGTTGATTGTTTTAATAATAATGGAAAAAAATTAATTATTATAGGTAATGGGTCTGAAAAAGAAAAGTTACAAAGGAAAGCCAAATCAAATATTGAGTTTAAAGGTTTTTTAGAGACTAAAGAGTTAGAAGAGTTTATTAAAGGAGCAAAAGCACTTTTGTTTCCTGGGGAAGAAGATTTTGGAATGATTCCCTTAGAGGTTATGTCATTTGGGATACCTGTAATTGCTTATAATAAAGGAGGAGCGCTTGAAACGGTTATTGAAAATAAGGAGGAAATTTCTAAATCTACGGGTATTTTTTTTAAGGAACAGGAAGTGAGTAGTTTACAGTCTGCAATTGATTTCTTCGATAAAGTTGAAAATAAGTTCAATCCAATTTGGATAAGAAAACATGCTAAAAAATTTGAAGAGAATAAGTTTTTATATAGTTTTAGCGAAACAATTACTAATCTGTTAAAATAA
- a CDS encoding exopolysaccharide biosynthesis polyprenyl glycosylphosphotransferase has translation MKKRYSYLIKPLQIILDIIIINLITYVIYDIEYFNIYFLSYITGFWLVTSYLFGFYKIYRYTSVLRVFTLLGKQFLIFTLGYFAYFGIFKEGSVVNNQFLILTSILSTITIFKFLFFFLLKKYRSLGKNFRTTVVLGFDDSAKKVIKIFQSKANLGYKYLGFFSDKESKYSNYLGKLNECFKYISENSVDEIYCSLSVLTKEQIKELNKFVIEKGIVLKLIPESNELYSKNQSAEYYDDTLLVLNVNKLPFEFAENFYIKRIFDIFFSLFVCLFVLSWLWPILWVLVKLESKGPVLFKQKREGINGEEFVCYKFRSMKINKLSDKIHATKNDARVTKMGAFLRKTSMDELPQFFNVLVGDMSVVGPRPHLESLSLEYQKDVDDYLKRHIVKPGITGLAQVSGYRGEIKRRTDIKNRVRLDIFYIENWSFFLDIKIILQTILNVFKGEEKAY, from the coding sequence TTGAAAAAAAGATATTCTTATTTAATAAAACCTTTACAAATTATTTTAGATATCATAATAATTAATTTAATTACTTACGTGATTTATGATATAGAATATTTTAATATATATTTTTTATCTTATATTACTGGTTTTTGGTTAGTTACTTCTTATTTATTTGGTTTTTATAAGATTTATAGATACACAAGTGTACTAAGGGTTTTTACACTTTTAGGAAAGCAGTTTTTAATTTTTACTTTAGGATATTTTGCTTATTTCGGTATTTTTAAAGAGGGGAGCGTTGTAAATAATCAATTCTTAATTTTAACTTCAATATTAAGTACTATAACCATCTTTAAGTTTTTGTTTTTTTTCTTATTAAAAAAATACAGATCCCTTGGAAAAAATTTTAGAACTACTGTCGTTCTAGGATTTGATGATTCTGCTAAAAAAGTAATTAAAATTTTTCAAAGCAAAGCTAATTTAGGTTATAAATACCTAGGTTTTTTTTCTGATAAAGAATCTAAATACTCTAATTATTTAGGTAAATTAAATGAATGTTTTAAATATATTTCCGAAAATTCGGTAGATGAAATTTACTGTTCATTATCCGTTTTAACTAAAGAACAAATTAAAGAATTAAATAAATTTGTTATCGAAAAAGGGATAGTTTTAAAACTAATTCCAGAGTCAAACGAACTTTACAGTAAGAATCAAAGTGCAGAGTATTATGATGATACGCTGTTAGTTTTAAATGTAAATAAATTGCCATTTGAATTTGCTGAAAATTTTTATATTAAAAGAATTTTCGATATTTTTTTCTCTTTGTTTGTTTGTTTATTTGTACTTTCTTGGTTGTGGCCAATTCTTTGGGTTTTAGTGAAATTAGAATCAAAAGGCCCCGTACTTTTTAAACAAAAAAGAGAAGGTATTAACGGTGAAGAATTTGTTTGTTACAAATTTAGGTCGATGAAAATAAATAAATTATCGGATAAAATACATGCTACAAAAAATGATGCTAGAGTAACAAAAATGGGAGCGTTTTTACGCAAAACAAGTATGGATGAATTACCTCAGTTTTTTAATGTATTAGTAGGTGACATGAGTGTAGTTGGACCCAGACCACATTTAGAAAGTTTGTCTTTAGAGTATCAAAAAGATGTAGATGATTATTTAAAAAGACATATTGTAAAACCAGGAATTACGGGTTTAGCCCAAGTAAGTGGGTATAGAGGAGAAATAAAAAGAAGGACAGATATTAAAAATAGAGTAAGGTTAGATATTTTTTATATCGAGAATTGGTCATTTTTTTTAGATATCAAAATTATTTTACAGACCATTCTTAATGTTTTTAAAGGGGAAGAAAAGGCGTATTAG
- a CDS encoding glycosyltransferase — MTENVTLTATIVLYNENLLLLKKTIDSFLKINLDKKLFLIDNSPSNTLQKHFISPEIEYVFVGKNIGFGSAHNLVLDKVNSQFHLVLNPDIEFDSLIIPILISKLEEEKEVAFITPKVIYPNKEKQYVCRKHPTFFDLINRKLKISKNQILKNEYRNKDLSKPFYPEFIHGCFMLFKTADFKNLKGFDERYFLYMEDADICRKIDDSGKKKLYYPNIEIIHQHQKGSSKNIKLFFYHLASAIKYFLKWSFS, encoded by the coding sequence ATGACCGAAAATGTTACACTTACAGCCACAATTGTTCTTTACAATGAAAATCTATTATTATTAAAAAAAACAATTGACTCTTTTTTAAAAATAAATTTAGATAAGAAACTTTTTTTAATTGATAATTCACCTTCAAATACGTTACAGAAACACTTTATTTCTCCTGAAATTGAATATGTTTTTGTTGGTAAAAATATAGGTTTTGGTAGTGCTCATAATTTAGTTTTAGATAAAGTTAATTCACAATTTCATTTAGTTTTAAATCCAGATATTGAGTTTGACTCTCTAATTATTCCTATTTTAATTAGTAAATTAGAAGAAGAAAAAGAGGTTGCTTTTATAACACCAAAAGTTATTTATCCAAATAAAGAAAAACAATACGTTTGTAGAAAACATCCAACTTTTTTTGATTTGATAAATAGAAAACTAAAGATCTCTAAAAATCAAATTTTAAAAAACGAGTATAGAAATAAAGATTTATCAAAACCATTTTATCCAGAATTTATTCATGGTTGCTTTATGCTTTTTAAAACAGCCGATTTTAAAAATTTAAAAGGGTTCGATGAACGTTATTTCTTATATATGGAGGATGCTGATATTTGTAGGAAAATAGATGATTCAGGAAAAAAGAAACTATATTATCCAAACATAGAAATTATTCATCAACATCAAAAAGGTTCATCAAAAAATATTAAATTATTTTTTTATCACCTAGCATCCGCAATTAAATATTTTTTAAAATGGAGTTTTAGTTAA
- the rfbC gene encoding dTDP-4-dehydrorhamnose 3,5-epimerase: MKVTETSLKGCYVIEPLFFKDNRGCFLLEYNKKEFQEKTGFDGDFVLGNQSTSQYGVVRGLHLQRGEFAQAKLVRVVKGKILDVAVDARKGSETFGKVFSVELSADNNKQLFVPRGFLHGFSVLEDDTIVSYKCDNYYEPAAEDGVLFDDKDLNIDWQIPVDKVTLSEKDTKLKAFNGF, encoded by the coding sequence ATGAAAGTTACAGAAACAAGTTTAAAAGGATGTTATGTTATAGAACCTCTTTTTTTTAAAGATAACAGAGGTTGTTTTTTATTGGAATATAATAAAAAAGAATTTCAAGAAAAAACAGGTTTTGATGGAGATTTTGTATTAGGAAACCAATCTACTTCACAATATGGAGTTGTAAGAGGTTTACACTTACAAAGAGGAGAATTTGCACAAGCAAAATTAGTACGAGTTGTAAAAGGTAAAATTTTAGATGTTGCTGTAGATGCAAGAAAAGGTTCTGAAACTTTTGGCAAAGTATTTTCTGTAGAATTATCTGCAGATAATAATAAACAATTATTTGTGCCTAGGGGGTTTTTACATGGCTTTTCTGTTTTAGAAGATGACACTATTGTATCTTATAAATGTGATAACTATTATGAGCCTGCAGCAGAAGATGGTGTTTTATTTGATGATAAAGATTTAAATATCGATTGGCAAATACCTGTTGATAAAGTTACTTTGTCTGAGAAGGATACCAAGTTAAAAGCGTTTAATGGGTTTTAA
- a CDS encoding glycosyltransferase family A protein → MKVSLEGFSVAIPAYSRVKEFEELLVSIYDMSFLPNEIVICEDGSKERKELSAIGSQWKSKFQEKNCNLIFIENEINLGYDANVRKLIEVSSFKWVVLIGNDDLFLKDGLSILKEFTDRNENISMVSRPFIRFSDDINKPLGFSTIDSKENIYSNSNKSSSKMIFRSCGFVGGLVINRNWALPLATKKYDGSLYYQIYLACNAFCTNGIGYLKSPTVGGRTGNPPLFGSAESESEIHIPGAYSAKGRAKMWKSVLEISQDIGTKYKVDIYKDLKKELMVKQSFHVFEMNVGVGVRELKELKSELKKIELFNHIVPKFLFTINYFFGRNALIFYRLIRKIAQ, encoded by the coding sequence ATGAAAGTAAGTTTAGAAGGGTTTAGTGTTGCTATTCCAGCATATAGTAGAGTAAAGGAGTTTGAAGAATTATTGGTATCAATTTATGATATGTCTTTTTTGCCAAATGAAATTGTTATTTGTGAAGATGGTTCTAAAGAACGAAAGGAATTGTCAGCAATAGGCTCTCAATGGAAATCTAAATTTCAAGAAAAAAACTGTAACCTTATTTTTATTGAAAACGAAATAAATTTAGGTTACGACGCTAACGTTAGAAAATTAATTGAAGTCTCTTCTTTTAAATGGGTTGTTTTAATTGGTAATGATGATTTGTTTTTAAAAGATGGTTTAAGTATTTTAAAGGAGTTTACTGACAGAAATGAAAATATTTCTATGGTGTCAAGGCCTTTTATAAGGTTTAGTGATGATATTAATAAACCATTAGGATTCTCTACTATAGATAGTAAAGAAAATATATATAGTAATTCTAACAAGAGTTCTTCAAAAATGATTTTTAGATCTTGTGGATTTGTTGGAGGATTAGTAATAAATAGAAACTGGGCTTTACCATTAGCAACAAAGAAATATGATGGTTCTTTGTACTATCAAATCTATTTAGCATGTAATGCTTTTTGTACAAATGGAATTGGTTACTTAAAATCACCAACTGTGGGTGGAAGAACAGGTAATCCACCATTATTTGGTTCTGCAGAGAGTGAATCTGAAATTCATATACCAGGAGCTTACTCAGCAAAAGGAAGAGCAAAAATGTGGAAATCTGTATTAGAAATCTCGCAAGACATAGGTACAAAATATAAAGTAGATATATATAAAGATTTAAAAAAAGAGTTAATGGTTAAACAGTCTTTTCATGTTTTTGAAATGAATGTTGGAGTTGGAGTAAGAGAATTAAAGGAGTTGAAAAGTGAATTAAAGAAAATAGAATTGTTTAATCATATTGTTCCAAAATTTTTATTTACTATAAATTATTTCTTTGGTAGAAATGCTTTAATTTTTTATCGATTAATTAGAAAAATAGCACAATAA
- a CDS encoding oligosaccharide flippase family protein, with product MNRILDFIKNKKNLKIIKNFSALTLIQVLNYLFVLLLIPYVVRIIHANNFGLITYYNEILVYFIILVNFGFEFTATRKISLNIDDKLEIRKIFWETVFVRTTLMFFSFLIFLLIIFYAESISNIGLLIIIFCKIIGLTYLPTWFLTGIEKNNIAAYFVFFSKLSALILILLFVNNEDDFILYALILTIVEIVIGLSLFMYVIYKYDLSVVIKPNLNSLFSIVKENFSIFLNIILNQYVTLNFFLLGFFVSDELLGYYGGAFKIIMPIMIITWFPLNQSIYPLMNRAFDEGLKKGITIFKKMLRPILIFNCLLTLFIYVAAPLLVKIVLGKEFVSSVRILRIFSFLPILVTLTNYLTIQGLYAMKLERLSPYIGFFVGLTCLSLNLIFTPDYGVLSSAYIWVFTQLLAVLITMYVLYKNGLNVLERNKNS from the coding sequence TTGAATAGAATATTAGACTTTATTAAGAATAAAAAGAATTTAAAAATAATTAAGAATTTTTCAGCTCTTACATTAATTCAAGTACTTAATTATTTATTTGTTTTATTGTTAATACCATATGTAGTTAGAATTATTCACGCAAATAATTTTGGGTTAATTACTTATTATAATGAGATATTAGTTTATTTTATAATTTTAGTTAATTTTGGTTTTGAATTTACAGCTACAAGAAAAATATCATTAAATATTGATGATAAATTAGAGATAAGAAAAATTTTTTGGGAGACAGTTTTTGTAAGAACCACCTTAATGTTTTTTAGCTTTCTTATCTTTTTATTGATAATATTCTATGCAGAAAGTATATCCAATATTGGTTTATTGATAATCATTTTTTGTAAGATTATTGGTTTAACCTACCTGCCTACTTGGTTTCTTACAGGAATAGAAAAGAATAATATAGCAGCCTATTTTGTTTTCTTTTCAAAGCTAAGTGCTTTGATTTTAATATTGTTATTTGTCAATAATGAAGATGATTTTATTCTTTATGCATTAATTTTAACAATTGTAGAAATTGTAATAGGGTTATCTTTATTTATGTATGTAATTTATAAATATGATTTATCTGTAGTTATAAAACCAAACTTAAATTCGTTGTTTTCTATAGTAAAAGAAAATTTTTCAATTTTCTTAAATATTATTTTAAACCAATACGTAACTCTCAATTTTTTTCTATTAGGCTTCTTTGTTAGCGATGAATTATTAGGATATTACGGAGGTGCTTTTAAAATAATTATGCCAATTATGATAATCACTTGGTTCCCTTTAAATCAATCAATTTATCCTTTAATGAACAGAGCATTTGATGAGGGTTTAAAAAAAGGAATTACCATTTTTAAAAAGATGTTACGCCCTATTTTAATATTTAATTGCTTATTAACGTTATTTATATATGTTGCTGCGCCTCTTTTAGTGAAAATAGTTTTAGGAAAAGAGTTTGTTAGTTCTGTTAGAATTTTAAGGATATTTTCATTTCTTCCAATTCTAGTAACTCTAACAAATTATTTAACAATACAAGGTTTGTATGCAATGAAATTAGAAAGGTTATCGCCTTACATTGGGTTTTTTGTGGGGCTTACTTGTTTATCTTTAAATCTAATATTCACACCTGATTATGGTGTTTTATCTTCTGCATATATTTGGGTCTTTACTCAATTATTAGCAGTATTAATTACCATGTATGTATTGTATAAAAATGGACTAAATGTTTTAGAAAGAAATAAGAATAGTTAG
- the rfbA gene encoding glucose-1-phosphate thymidylyltransferase RfbA — protein MKGIVLAGGSGTRLHPLTLAISKQLMPVYDKPMIYYPISVLMLAGIHEILIISTPQDLPLFKRLLGDGKKYGCDFQYAVQEAPNGLAEAFIIGEKFIGKDKVALILGDNIFYGSGLPKLLKANNNPDGGIVYAYHVNDPERYGVVEFDDDFNAVSIEEKPENPKSNYAVPGIYFYDNSVIEIAKNMKPSKRGELEITDVNKIYLENGNLSVRVLDRGTAWLDTGTFNSLMQASQFVQVIEERQGLKIGSIEEAAFRSGFITKEKMHQLAKPLLKSGYGNNLLKIK, from the coding sequence ATGAAAGGAATAGTTTTAGCAGGAGGTTCAGGTACAAGATTACATCCATTAACATTGGCAATAAGTAAACAATTAATGCCAGTGTACGATAAACCGATGATTTATTACCCAATTTCGGTTTTAATGTTAGCAGGTATTCATGAAATTTTAATAATATCTACACCTCAAGATTTACCATTGTTTAAGCGTTTATTAGGTGATGGAAAAAAATATGGATGTGATTTTCAATATGCTGTACAAGAAGCGCCAAATGGTTTGGCAGAAGCGTTTATTATTGGAGAAAAGTTTATTGGTAAAGATAAAGTAGCTTTAATTTTAGGCGATAATATTTTTTATGGGTCTGGTTTGCCTAAATTATTAAAAGCAAACAATAACCCTGATGGAGGTATTGTATATGCGTACCATGTAAACGACCCGGAGCGTTATGGCGTTGTAGAATTTGATGATGATTTTAATGCAGTTTCTATAGAAGAAAAACCCGAAAATCCAAAATCTAATTATGCTGTTCCTGGAATTTATTTTTATGACAATTCTGTAATTGAAATTGCAAAAAATATGAAACCAAGTAAAAGGGGGGAGTTAGAAATTACAGATGTTAACAAAATATATTTAGAAAATGGAAATTTATCTGTTAGAGTTTTAGATAGAGGTACTGCTTGGTTAGATACAGGTACTTTTAATTCCTTAATGCAAGCATCGCAATTTGTACAAGTAATAGAGGAAAGACAAGGCTTAAAAATAGGTTCTATAGAAGAAGCTGCTTTTAGATCTGGGTTTATTACTAAAGAAAAAATGCATCAATTAGCAAAGCCATTATTAAAAAGTGGTTATGGAAATAATTTATTAAAAATAAAATGA
- a CDS encoding acyltransferase, with product MIRKIVEIFAHFVSLFFNYSLIKYWKFFINNIYSYSVKRRFKKCGNNTFIEAPIYIEGARNITIGNDFYCFKRLRIEAYEKHLQSKFKPVILIGNNVSINYDCHIGCINKIVLGDNVLIGSRVFITDHYHGDTDNSNILDVAPNKRQLVSKGPVIIESNVWIGEGVSIMPNVTIGKNSIIGANAVVTKSFPANSIIGGVPAKLIKKV from the coding sequence ATGATTAGAAAGATTGTTGAGATTTTTGCGCATTTTGTTAGTCTATTCTTTAATTATAGTTTAATTAAATATTGGAAGTTTTTCATAAATAATATTTACAGTTACAGTGTAAAGAGAAGGTTTAAAAAATGTGGTAATAATACTTTTATAGAAGCGCCAATATATATAGAAGGAGCTAGAAATATTACGATTGGTAATGATTTTTATTGTTTTAAAAGGCTACGAATTGAAGCTTATGAGAAGCATCTTCAAAGCAAGTTTAAACCTGTTATTTTAATAGGTAATAACGTTAGTATAAACTATGATTGTCATATAGGCTGTATTAATAAAATTGTTCTTGGAGATAACGTTCTTATAGGAAGTAGAGTGTTTATTACAGATCATTATCATGGAGATACAGATAATTCTAACATATTAGATGTTGCTCCAAACAAAAGGCAGTTAGTGTCAAAAGGTCCTGTTATCATTGAAAGCAATGTTTGGATTGGTGAAGGAGTGTCAATTATGCCTAATGTTACTATTGGAAAAAATTCAATTATTGGTGCCAATGCTGTTGTAACTAAAAGTTTTCCGGCTAATTCTATTATTGGTGGTGTGCCTGCCAAATTGATAAAAAAAGTGTAA
- a CDS encoding O-antigen ligase family protein, translating into MKKASLFLLPLAVSFPIEKLSSFFLVLFLLTQLILFFLKKKHLTFTYKIFKNPLVILFFFTFFLLKLRTSLGGWDRDLSLLLIPMFFSFRKLKQEDIYFILKWFVYLFGLGLITCLFYEIIAEFYFYNYVNEWKLIEHYKNNHIFYLVHSISERIGFHHIYLSLYMFCGFIVSHWLLSEKVIDSIRERWFIIILMIFFFLFSFLSISRMTIISFIIYFLGVVFYSLKKRNKINYSLIIFFIFIGVSTVFFSNKFTERFKNIKNDPRINLFNLSVDLSQEAFFLGYGARRGEELLIEKQRKEGGNVYYNNSHNQYLDYLLKGGGLMLLFFLTLLFLLSKYFIVNNLYIGYIFVFFFALQCLTEALMERYRGIILFSFLISIFLKLVSFKSEKKIIN; encoded by the coding sequence ATGAAGAAGGCTAGTTTATTTTTACTGCCCTTAGCAGTATCTTTTCCTATTGAAAAGCTAAGTAGTTTTTTTTTAGTACTGTTTTTGCTAACTCAATTGATTCTGTTTTTTTTAAAAAAGAAACATCTTACTTTCACTTACAAAATTTTTAAGAATCCATTAGTAATTTTGTTTTTTTTTACTTTTTTCTTATTAAAATTAAGAACCTCTTTAGGTGGATGGGATAGGGATTTATCGTTGCTATTAATACCTATGTTTTTTTCTTTCAGGAAACTTAAACAAGAAGATATTTACTTTATTTTAAAGTGGTTTGTTTATTTATTTGGTTTAGGATTGATAACTTGTCTATTTTATGAAATAATAGCAGAGTTTTATTTTTATAATTATGTCAATGAATGGAAATTAATAGAACATTATAAAAATAATCATATTTTTTATTTAGTGCATTCAATTTCAGAAAGAATAGGCTTTCATCATATTTATTTGTCATTATATATGTTTTGTGGTTTCATTGTTAGTCATTGGTTGTTGAGTGAAAAAGTTATTGATAGTATAAGAGAAAGGTGGTTTATAATCATTTTGATGATTTTCTTTTTTCTTTTTTCTTTTTTATCAATATCAAGAATGACTATTATTTCTTTTATTATTTATTTTTTAGGAGTAGTTTTCTATAGCTTAAAAAAAAGAAATAAGATAAATTATAGTTTAATAATATTCTTTATTTTTATAGGAGTATCCACTGTCTTTTTTTCAAACAAATTTACGGAAAGGTTTAAAAATATAAAAAATGACCCTAGAATTAATCTTTTTAATTTGTCTGTTGATTTATCTCAAGAAGCCTTTTTTTTAGGATATGGTGCTAGAAGAGGTGAAGAATTATTAATTGAAAAACAAAGGAAAGAAGGGGGTAATGTATATTACAATAATTCTCATAACCAATATTTAGATTATTTATTAAAAGGAGGGGGTCTTATGCTTTTATTCTTTTTAACACTTCTTTTTTTATTATCTAAGTATTTTATTGTAAATAATTTATATATAGGATATATATTTGTTTTCTTTTTTGCCTTACAATGCTTAACAGAAGCTTTAATGGAACGTTACAGAGGGATTATTTTGTTTTCTTTTTTAATTAGTATATTTCTTAAATTGGTGTCTTTTAAAAGTGAAAAAAAAATAATAAATTAA
- the rfbB gene encoding dTDP-glucose 4,6-dehydratase → MQSILITGGAGFIGANFIPYFLENNKDVQIVNLDVLTYAGDVSNLSEVNEDSRYTFVQGDICDRALVEKLFKQYNFNGVIHFAAESHVDNSIKNPDAFVRTNVFGTFNLLDVAKNYWMEAPNVYKKGFETARFHHISTDEVYGTLGATGLFTEQTPYAPNSPYSASKASSDFMVRSYFHTYGMNVVTTNCSNNYGPKQHDEKLIPTIIRKAISGENIPIYGDGKNIRDWLYVLDHCKGIDLVYKTGKTGETYNIGGKNERDNLYIVDKICGILDTMIPKTTSYKEQISFVKDRPGHDFRYAIDASKIESELGWKADENFETGIQKTIEWYLKKYQ, encoded by the coding sequence ATGCAATCAATTTTAATAACAGGAGGAGCAGGATTTATAGGGGCAAATTTTATACCTTATTTTTTAGAGAATAATAAAGATGTACAAATTGTAAATTTAGATGTATTAACTTATGCTGGTGACGTTTCTAATTTAAGTGAGGTTAATGAAGATTCTAGATATACTTTTGTACAAGGAGATATTTGCGATAGAGCTTTAGTAGAAAAACTATTTAAACAATACAATTTTAATGGTGTAATTCATTTTGCAGCAGAATCACATGTAGATAACTCTATTAAGAACCCAGATGCCTTTGTGAGAACAAATGTTTTTGGAACGTTTAATTTATTAGATGTTGCTAAAAATTACTGGATGGAAGCTCCAAACGTTTATAAAAAAGGATTTGAAACGGCTAGATTTCATCATATTTCTACCGATGAGGTTTACGGTACTTTAGGGGCAACAGGTTTGTTTACAGAACAAACCCCTTATGCGCCCAATAGTCCTTATAGTGCCTCAAAAGCGTCATCAGATTTTATGGTTAGAAGTTATTTTCATACCTATGGAATGAATGTTGTTACTACAAACTGTTCTAATAACTACGGACCAAAGCAACATGATGAAAAGTTAATTCCTACCATAATTAGAAAAGCAATTTCAGGAGAAAATATCCCCATTTATGGAGACGGAAAAAATATTAGAGATTGGTTGTATGTTTTAGATCACTGTAAAGGTATTGATTTGGTTTATAAAACAGGTAAAACTGGCGAGACCTACAATATTGGAGGAAAAAATGAACGCGATAACTTATATATAGTTGATAAAATTTGCGGAATTTTAGATACAATGATTCCTAAAACCACATCTTATAAAGAGCAAATTAGTTTTGTTAAAGATAGACCGGGTCACGATTTTAGGTATGCAATTGATGCATCAAAAATTGAAAGTGAATTAGGTTGGAAAGCAGATGAAAATTTTGAAACAGGTATACAAAAAACCATCGAATGGTATTTAAAAAAATATCAATAA